The following proteins are co-located in the Xiphophorus hellerii strain 12219 chromosome 2, Xiphophorus_hellerii-4.1, whole genome shotgun sequence genome:
- the prr5a gene encoding proline-rich protein 5a — MLDGLRRRHASRSSPRPLSLNFSTFSAPPPSPDMDSSGTEHPFRRTLHRLKLMSSPSLSELGKSEKSSPEDRGEKQKRAGANATWNSIHNAVIAVFQKKGLADNELYTLNEGVRHLLKTELGSFFSEYLQNQLLTKGMVILRDKIRYYEGQKLLDSLAETWDFFFCDVLSMLQAIFHPVQGKEPSVRQLALLHFRNTIVLSVKLEDALSRPRARVPPSVTQMLLILQGVHEPRGVNEDYLRLESLVQKVVSPYLGTHGLYSGEEDDDHCCVFDKRVPWGWPKSADQPSKNPVVRSKSYNIPLLLTPVAEYDPDPSSAGSGGIRRHSACEIISCLEEQGLTYSDLAPGSELSGPSSNRLCVGSQFNGIIQAGAGAMDLALSSPSILHSSGALHGTEATTTVTDLSKGASSSPPSESSSPETIIGQVPGSAGSDSDGIFIEFPSHSSGGKSLSRESRQSTV, encoded by the exons ATGCTTGACGGACTCCGGCGGCGGCACGCCTCCCGCTCCTCCCCCAGACCCCTTTCCCTCAACTTCAGCACCTTCTCGGCCCCTCCCCCGAGCCCGGACATGGACAGCAGCGGCACCGAGCATCCGTTCAGGAG GACTCTGCACCGGCTGAAGTTGATGAGCTCGCCAAGCCTCAGTGAGCTCGGTAAGAGTGAGAAAAGTTCACCGGAGGACAGAGGGGAGAAGCAGAAGAGGGCCGGAGCCAACGCCACCTGGAACAG CATCCACAACGCTGTGATAGCAGTCTTCCAGAAGAAGGGCCTGGCCGACAATGAACTCTACACCCTGAATGAAGGCGTCCG GCATTTGTTGAAAACTGAGCTGGGTTCTTTCTTCTCAGAGTACCTCCAG AATCAGCTTCTGACAAAAGGCATGGTCATTCTTCGGGACAAAATAAGATACTATGAAG GCCAGAAGTTACTCGACTCCCTGGCAGAGACCTGGGACTTCTTCTTCTGTGACGTCCTCTCCATGCTGCAGGCCATCTTTCACCCAGTCCAG GGTAAGGAGCCCTCTGTCAGACAGCTGGCCCTGCTTCACTTCAGGAACACCATCGTCCTGAGTGTGAAGTTGGAGGACGCGTTGTCTCGGCCGCGGGCCCGCGTGCCACCCTCTGTCACGCAGATGTTGCTCATACTGCAG GGGGTCCATGAGCCGCGCGGCGTTAATGAGGATTATTTAAGACTGGAGTCTCTGGTACAGAAGGTGGTCTCACCTTACCTGGGCACCCACGGCCTTTACTCTGGAGAGGAGGATGACGATCACTGCTGCGTTTTTG ACAAGCGTGTCCCGTGGGGCTGGCCCAAGTCTGCAGACCAGCCATCCAAAAACCCTGTGGTACGATCTAAGAGCTACAACATCCCCCTGCTGCTGACCCCCGTGGCGGAGTACGACCCGGATCCCAGCTCGGCCGGCAGCGGAGGGATCCGCCGCCACTCGGCTTGTGAGATTATATCATGCCTGGAGGAACAGGGGCTGACCTACTCCGACCTGGCTCCAGGATCTGAGCTGTCTGGTCCCTCCTCCAACAGACTCTGTGTGGGCTCTCAGTTTAATG GGATTATACAAGCAGGCGCCGGTGCCATGGACCTGGCCCTGTCCTCCCCTTCCATCCTTCATTCCTCAGGCGCGCTCCACGGCACGGAGGCCACCACAACAGTGACTGACCTCAGCAAGGGGGCGTCCTCCTCGCCGCCCAGTGAATCGTCCAGCCCTGAAACCATAATTGGACAAGTTCCGGGGTCTGCCGGGTCAGACTCGGATGGGATATTTATTGAGTTCCCTTCTCACTCTTCGGGTGGAAAGAGCCTTAGCCGCGAGAGCAGGCAGAGCACTGTGTAG